The genomic DNA TTTATTTAGATCATAAAATTATATTAAAATGGTTAAAATGCtgaataaatgtcagtataaaattATGTCTTCCATCGCTTTAAACAGCTGGGTAGGCCGATCTCTTATTTATTTTGAGGAGTTTCAAGACATAGAAAAAAATCACTATATAGAGCTCCTGCATTTCAGTTGCATGTCTTTTGTGATACAGACGTTTCTCTCCAGGTTGCCACTGGGTTTAGTTTCTGTTGAGGACTACCACTGACAGATTAGAAACCTGAATAGAAGACTGGCAGGTGTGTTTTATGTCATTGAGGTTTTGTTGCATTTTATCTGTAATAGCTGAATAAATAAGTAACATTCTGAGCAGTACAGGTTTTAAGTTTGTTTGGAGAAAAGTAAAGTAAAATCAGCTAAAATGGTAGACGACATCCCTGAAACTCATTCTCCACAGCTCTTAGGATTTATTGTCTTCTCTTCAAACTCACTGTCAGGTGACACCTTTCTAATGAAGGCATATGGAAACTATTGCTGATAATCAATTAAATCCCACTTaataaaaacttaactttatGTAACAGAGGTGTTCTGTTGATATTTATAATTCACCAAAAGTCCTTCCTCGGTCTTTGTGTTAATTTTATCAAGCTGTTATCTGTCTCGATatttattttatgtgtttttgtattttattttgaaaaatggtATTGATGCCGCTTCCTGTGTTTTTCCCGGCACTCTCCTCAGACGGCGGGAGACCATACTGAGGAGAGGTAGGTTTGTTAGTTGTTCTTGTTCTCAGTGAGCTAAAACGgtttaaaaatgactaacatctgtTGTTGAACTTAAAGAACTTATATGAACATTATTGGTGCCTTTTATGGAGTTTTTGTTCCCTTAATGAAACGTACAGCAGTGGTTCTAACCAGTGTTGTGCAGTGTGGAAATGAGCTATGAGACCAGGATTTGATTATAAGAGCTTTTACTGGTTACTCTCAGCAACTTACACAGCCATGTTAACCGGGTAGCTCGAACGCGTGGTACATACGAACACCTCCCACGTCACAACTACGGTGTCTGTTAAAGTCCATCTGCAGCATAACTCAATCATTGGATCAACTGATCTACATGCAGTAACACGTTACTAATAACGCGTTACTGTAACTCTGTTACATTTGTCAGTAACTAATACTCATATGCGTTAGTTTTTAAATACAGTAACTCTGTTATCGTCACACTATGGTGCTTTTGTCCGTTACTAGCTAACTTCATAGAGTTTGGCAAAAAAGGCAGCTGCGCACTACTTCCTGTTTACAGTGGTGATGCCTTGCGGGAGTGTTTGATTTGGAGACCTCGCAGTCATGGCAGATCAAAGCAGGAGCAAACCGAGTTTCTCCTCATGGAAATATTTCACATTAATCGAGCACAAAGAGAAGAATATTCTTGTCAAGTGCAACCTATGTCTTTCTGGATCAAAAATCCTTTCTACGGCAGCAAACAGCAACTCCAATTTGTCGAAGCACCTCCAGAAACGACATGATTCCACAAAGCTAGTTGAGAAGCCGGATGCTAACCCCACTCGCGAAGCTAGCCATGCCCCGCCAACTAAACAACAACAGTTAGATTTTAACAGGACTGTTAGTGTTAGCCAAGGAGAGATAAACAAGGCCGTCGCACGGTTTATTGTTGAGAACATGCAGCCTGTTTCAACTGTGGAATCGCCCGCTTTTCGGCAACTGATAAGTATGATACCATGTCCAAGCGGCACACTGCAAATGAGAAGAAAGACTTTTTCCGACTACCTGGATAAGGAGTATTTGAAAATGGAAACTGAGCTTAAAACGGCACTGGACGAGATTGATCACATTTCCACTACAGCAGATATTTGGACTGTCCACAACAAGAGCTACCTCGGGATAACTTCTCACTGGATTAACACCACTACCTTTAAACGCCAGAAAGCTGCCCTGGCCTGTAAAAGGATCAAAGGTAGGCACACATATGACATAATTGCTGCCGAGAATGACCATATTCATTCATTGTTTGGATTGTCGACGAAAGTTACAGCTACAGTTACTGACAACGGCTCCAACTTTGTGAAAGCCTTCCAAATGTTCCAACCAGAGTCGCTCTCtggcgatgatgatgaagaagatgatgaagacgtCATCTTCACTGATGTTTCAGATGTGCTCAGCACCGCTGCAGATGAGGGAATTGTTTTACCTCCCCACCTGAGGTGTGTCTCTCACACTCTCAACTTGATTTCATGTTCTGATGTGGACAAGTGGCTGCTTTCGAATCCTACtactaaaaaatatatatagaaGTGCGACAGCCAAGTGCACAGCTCTGTGGAGTAAAGCTAGCAGATCGACCTTGGCCTCAGAAATAGTGGGAGATACTGTTGGCAAAAAGCTGCTGGTGCCATGCTCTACAAGATGGAACTTTTTCCACAACGCTGTGGCAAGGATTGTTGAAATGCCTACAAGTGACTTGAATACCTTCTCTGATTGTTTAGAGTTAAAATGTTTTAGTGAGAAAGAGCTTCAGTTTCTGAAAGAATACTGTGCATTCATGAAGCCACTCACAGTTGCTTTGGACATTCTACAAGGAGAAGGGAACTGTTACTATGGCACCCTCCTCCCCACCTTGGAAGTACTGATGTCAAAGACGCTGGAGATGAAAGAAGGTCCGACTATTGCAGCTGGCTTACCAGATGCCATAGCACAGGTAAGAAAGATTCATCATCACATCTAATTTTCTACTAGTACAAAAAGATTGAATTTAATCAATAGACACCATTCATTTTTACTAAAGCATGTGGTATACATTTTTTATAACAGGAGAAGTTTATAAATGTAAACAGTGATATTTTCATTGGAGCACCCACTGATGTAACCAAAAAATATATGCTCCACTTACCTACATTATGCaatgaaaataaacattaatagCTTTGTGCCACAGTTTATTTTTGCCAAATAAATGTTTAGTTTTGTCTAATCATTTGAAATTTGTCTACAGTATATGCTGTAATTTTGATGTTTAAAATTTTTTAGAACTTGTACCAATAACTCAAAAATCACATGGTggtgtgtctgtgaaggttctcagtcacccaggtcattgtagtctaaggaactttgaaagaaaagcgtctggacttctttgagttgcttgaagacgtttcacctctcatccgagaggcttcttcagttctaaagtcaaatggtggagagtcccagattcaaacccagtgggagtttccccccgaagagggaacaaaagaccccctgatgatcttctacataaacacatgagccaaggtgtgagggtgggtgtgggtcctattcagccagagtttcgggtgagctcaatgtgaagcctggccccaccctatcatgtgaattcctgaggtcagatggcccaggatatgcgtgggcattgaggcatctgggaagggatctcaaaactggattatagatggcagacagttggtgttgtAAACCACcgtctctgttcaaagatggttgctcacagtggacataaatggcttcctttactcctctttcaaaccatctgtcctctctgtccaaaatgtgaacgttggcatcctcgaaagagtgacctttgtcctttagatgcaaatgaactgctgagtcctgtcccatggaggtggctcttctatgttgtgccatgtgcttgtgaagtggctgtttggtttctccgatgtagaggtctgggcattcctcgctgcactgtacagcatacaccacattgttcagtttgtgtttaggagttttgtctttcgggtgaaccagtttctgtctgagcgtgtgttgtgtttggagaaaaccctcctgagtttctctgatacaccggctacataggggatgacaaggttgttgcgtccgtctttcttatcctccctcgctggtgtctgatcttcttttctgtgcatctttttttttatcttttatttcattcacaatgtataaaataaacacaaacaaatacaggatacattaacatattgaaaaaaaaaacatttgaatgaaaaggagcagatagaagaaaaaatcttatgatttctgcccctttttacgaaataaaattatccgccaaacaaacacagtgtaacctcagtcactttctaatattttcacgtctaatctttgacattataattctccttttcataattactaaatacattcgattttatacattttttaaatattgcaagtgtagttgattctttaaattccttgttaatggcattccacaatcttacaccatttacagtgttgcgtgcccgtcccatttaccggttcctttaaaacccagttccgttagaacttatgagacggtgcatccatcagggttcggggggatgtcggcgagtataatcgtactagacccgggtttggaccatctaattagaatcttgtcttttattttaaaggtgaaacgacttgtacgaatagccagccccagagtactacacttcttttaaactcgttaccttttggttaagatactagagagaagtctggaggcaagccaagcctctcagcaattgtttggattacccggaattaattgcgcctctaacagcttatgtgggaggttggtaactataaaatgatttatgctagttgatcaggctatcataagtttatcaatttatttattaatccaaccttccagctgattagagactttttcaacctgcaatcagagccaaaataacctcgaatattctgcttttatcgcccttaagacaactcgttactcgcaaggagggggaagttaaaacttcccttatcttaaggtttctttatattattctattataaactgtaaagtaagtcccgataattcagagaccgatcatcgatatgcttacctctgtgcaatttatggccagggctccaaacgtgaagctttagagaaaacctgaaagaatcaggattatgtttctttttcaaaaaaggtttattacaaaatcaaaatacaaaaatgggtaaatgaaaaaacaactgctatcccccacagaggaattagttcaaaatgattaagtaagagttagtttacactagctcctgtcttctcagaatctccccaaaaactGATTcttgtctagctctgcttctctccaaaaaactgcctgtcatcccccatccagcaggacgggggatgacccctccaaatctgctctgtctcttcttgtcgtctgccccagcCAGCTCTCCtaactgagctgcatccttttatatcatttctgagactgctctaaacaatgtaagagtcacaagtcattctctcctgacagtttaggtcaaggggtaatttaccaaatacacttttttagctctacataagacatttggtatcattttcactacatgcagtattcacatgagggcacaaaagttacatgctgcactcctggaatgagagcacaggtc from Nothobranchius furzeri strain GRZ-AD chromosome 10, NfurGRZ-RIMD1, whole genome shotgun sequence includes the following:
- the LOC139072127 gene encoding uncharacterized protein, giving the protein MADQSRSKPSFSSWKYFTLIEHKEKNILVKCNLCLSGSKILSTAANSNSNLSKHLQKRHDSTKLVEKPDANPTREASHAPPTKQQQLDFNRTVSVSQGEINKAVARFIVENMQPVSTVESPAFRQLISMIPCPSGTLQMRRKTFSDYLDKEYLKMETELKTALDEIDHISTTADIWTVHNKSYLGITSHWINTTTFKRQKAALACKRIKGRHTYDIIAAENDHIHSLFGLSTKVTATVTDNGSNFVKAFQMFQPESLSGDDDEEDDEDVIFTDVSDVLSTAADEGIVLPPHLRCVSHTLNLISCSDVDKWLLSNPTTKKYI